A region of Leishmania panamensis strain MHOM/PA/94/PSC-1 chromosome 33 sequence DNA encodes the following proteins:
- a CDS encoding hypothetical protein (TriTrypDB/GeneDB-style sysID: LpmP.33.1350): MSMTQNIVRRIFGDRKLPENLSNEEYDKYMQDNFPKWMKEFEDSGFLEKTKLPPIKSEEEFIAKLQEHKDELMVIKYWKHGCIPCLTFAEMYKEAAERCTKAKKKVVWYSVDTKAVSTRQLIDYQLISGTPTIQTFTGRKQVGNEIRAVNAEELLEELDKRIPKPVL; this comes from the coding sequence aTGTCCATGACGCAGAACATTGTGCGGCGCATCTTCGGCGACCGCAAGCTGCCAGAGAACTTGTCAAATGAGGAGTATGACAAGTACATGCAGGACAACTTCCCAAAGTGGATGAAGGAGTTCGAGGACAGCGGCTTCCTCGAGAAAACGAAGCTGCCTCCCATcaagagtgaggaggagtTTATCGcaaagctgcaggagcacaAGGACGAGTTGATGGTGATCAAGTACTGGAAGCACGGGTGCATCCCTTGTCTGACGTTTGCGGAAATGTACAAGGAGGCGGCCGAGAGGTGCACCAAGGCGAAAAAGAAGGTTGTGTGGTACAGCGTCGACACCAAGGCGGTGAGCACACGGCAGCTCATCGACTACCAGCTCATCTCCGGCACCCCCACCATTCAAACCTTCACGGGCCGGAAGCAGGTGGGCAACGAAATCAGGGCCGTGAACGCGGAGGAGTTGCTGGAAGAGCTTGACAAGCGCATCCCCAAGCCAGTATTGTAA